A DNA window from Myxocyprinus asiaticus isolate MX2 ecotype Aquarium Trade chromosome 45, UBuf_Myxa_2, whole genome shotgun sequence contains the following coding sequences:
- the mybpc1 gene encoding myosin-binding protein C, slow-type isoform X4 produces the protein MPEPTKKDDGQPEENVAPVDAPSENSIEMTPTGKDDDVTASTPSPPPPAEDGNIPKKLSIDLPNDSDPESTRGRKDSVWSLGDGQAPEEIDKQMDSPPLSTLLIEKPQSGSITVGGDITFIAKVEAKDLLRKPTIKWFKGKWMDLASKTGKHLQLKESFDRFTKVHTFEMHIIKAKDNYAGNYRCEVTYKDKFDSCSFDLEVKEIPEVSQSIDIRSAFKRSSEGQDDAGELDFSALLKHREHKQEETPEVDVWEILKNARPDEYEKIAFMYGITDLRGLLRRLKKTKKEEKKSEAFAKRLEPAYQVDKGGKIRLVVDLADPTVELKWYKNGQEIRPTPKYIFEHKGTQRIMVINNCQTNDDAAYSVTAGDEKCTTELFVKELPVNIVKQLEPVKTTVNERIELECEVSEEGAKVRWMKNGVEVPTGVRSRYRVKSEGTKHWLIIEDASKDDTGTYSLMATGGTSQAHVQVDLKPLKILQDLQSMTVLLGQPLKLSCDIYPGNIPGRWYRNGQLIQPNDHINILHRAKSHSLDIESSTIHDAGDYTFVPEGYSQTLSAKVHIIDPPKVHLEALNVQDNTVMIVAGNKLRLEIPISGEPAPRVVWMKGERVILDTGSRVRAETFADHTCLTIDVTEREDTGNYKIVLQNEAGEDTASIKVKVVDIPDPPESPLVPNVGGDWCTMTWEPPRYDGGSPILGYFIERKKKQSSRWMRLNFDLCKETTFEPKKMIEGVPYEVRIFAVNAIGASKPSEPSKPFIPLAVTSEPTMLVVDDVTDTTVTMKWRPPDTIGAAGLDGYQIEYCIEGTDDWILANKELTEKTKYTITGLPSTEKILVRVKAINAAGASPPRTTQHSILVKEVIEPPKIRIPRHLKQTYVRKVGEVVNLVVPFMGKPRPKVTWLKEGQPIDQTISIRNSECDSIIFIRKAERKHSGKYELTVQVENHVDTAVLDIQIVDLPGPPQAVKIEEVWGNNVALDWSPPKDNGNATITGYTIQKADKKTMEWYTCVEHYHRTCITISDLVVGNEYFFRIYSENMVGLSESATTTKDSALIVKEGKFPHDTAFGLYHAQSPSPRPFPSHSSSSSFSSHSRSGLHLKNPEYNDRDFSEPPSFTQPLINTSAIAGYNATLNCSVRANPRPKVIWMKNKITIIDDPRYRMFSNQGVCTLEIRKPSPFDGGVYTCKAVNDLGEAQVDCKLEVKVITQE, from the exons GTAAAGATGATGATGTCACGGCCAGCACCCCATCACCTCCACCCCCAGCAG AGGATGGCAACATACCCAAGAAACTTTCTATTGACCTTCCTA ATGATAGCGACCCTGAGTCAACCAGGGGGAGAAAGGACTCAG TGTGGTCACTGGGGGATGGGCAGGCTCCTGAGGAAATTGACAAGCAGATGGACAGTCCGCCCCTCTCAACTCTGTTGATTGAAAAGCCGCAGAGTGGCTCCATCACTGTAG gtGGTGACATCACCTTCATTGCTAAGGTGGAGGCCAAAGACTTGCTTCGTAAACCGACCATTAAGTGGTTTAAGGGCAAGTGGATGGATCTGGCTAGCAAGACAGGGAAACACCTGCAGCTAAAAGAGTCTTTTGATCGCTTTACAAAG GTACACACCTTTGAGATGCACATCATCAAGGCAAAGGACAATTATGCTGGGAATTACAGATGTGAGGTCACCTACAAAGACAAATTTGATAGCTGCTCTTTTGACCTGGAGGTCAaag AAATTCCAGAGGTTTCTCAGAGCATTGATATTCGCTCAGCTTTCAAAAGAAG CAGTGAAGGCCAAGACGATGCAGGCGAGCTTGACTTTAGTGCGCTTCTCAAACATAG GGAGCACAAGCAAGAAGAAACTCCCGAAGTGGACGTATGGGAGATTCTGAAAAACGCTCGACCCGATGAATATGAGAAGATTGCTTTTATGTATGGCATTACGGATCTCAGAGGCCTGCTGAGAAGACTCAAGAAAACCAAAAAGGAAGAGAAGAAGAGTGAAG CATTTGCTAAGAGATTGGAACCTGCATATCAGGTGGACAAAGGTGGGAAGATTCGATTAGTGGTGGACCTTGCTGACCCGACTGTGGAGTTAAAATGGTACAAGAATGGACAAGAGATCCGTCCTACCCCAAA GTATATCTTTGAACACAAAGGCACTCAGAGGATAATGGTTATTAACAACTGTCAGACAAATGATGATGCTGCATATTCAGTCACAGCAGGAGATGAGAAATGCACCACTGAACTGTTTGTCAAAG aactgcctgtGAACATAGTGAAGCAGCTGGAGCCAGTGAAAACTACAGTGAATGAGAGAATTGAACTGGAGTGTGAGGTGTCAGAGGAAGGGGCAAAGGTTAGATG GATGAAGAACGGAGTGGAGGTCCCCACAGGTGTGCGATCACGGTACCGTGTGAAATCTGAGGGAACCAAGCACTGGCTGATCATTGAGGATGCTTCAAAAGACGACACCGGCACATACTCCCTGATGGCCACCGGGGGCACCTCTCAAGCGCACGTTCAAGTTGACt TGAAGCCTCTGAAGATTCTGCAGGATCTACAGAGCATGACAGTGTTGTTAGGTCAGCCACTCAAGTTGTCCTGTGACATTTACCCTGGGAATATCCCGGGTCGCTGGTACAGGAACGGCCAGCTGATCCAGCCTAACGACCACATCAACATTTTGCATAGAGCCAA GAGTCACAGCCTTGACATTGAGAGCTCGACCATTCATGATGCTGGTGACTACACCTTTGTTCCAGAGGGATACTCGCAGACACTGAGTGCCAAAGTGCACATCATAG ATCCTCCCAAAGTGCATTTAGAGGCACTTAATGTCCAGGACAACACTGTGATGATTGTAGCTGGAAACAAACTCCGCTTGGAGATCCCCATTAGTGGAGAACCAGCACCCAGAGTGGTTTGGATGAAGGGAGAAAGG GTCATTCTAGATACAGGCAGTCGAGTTCGGGCCGAGACATTTGCAGACCACACCTGCCTCACTATTGATGTCACAGAAAGAGAAGACACTGGTAACTATAAGATCGTCCTTCAGAATGAGGCTGGAGAGGATACAGCCAGTATTAAAGTCAAAGTTGTGG aTATCCCAGATCCCCCCGAATCTCCTCTAGTTCCTAATGTAGGTGGAGACTGGTGCACTATGACATGGGAGCCTCCACGTTATGACGGTGGTTCCCCCATTCTTG GATACTTCATTGAGCGAAAGAAAAAACAGAGCTCACGGTGGATGAGGCTGAATTTTGATCTTTGCAAAGAGACCACATTTGAGCCCAAAAAGATGATTGAAGGTGTTCCCTATGAGGTGCGAATCTTCGCTGTTAATGCCATCGGTGCCTCCAAACCCAGTGAACCCTCCAAACCTTTCATTCCATTGG CTGTGACCAGTGAGCCCACAATGTTGGTGGTGGATGATGTCACAGATACTACAGTAACTATGAAGTGGAGGCCTCCAGACACCATTGGTGCAGCAGGACTTGATGGATACCAAATTGAATACTGCATCGAAGGAA CTGATGACTGGATACTGGCTAATAAAGAGCTGACAGAAAAAACAAAGTACACCATAACTGGTCTGCCATCCACGGAGAAGATCCTAGTGCGTGTTAAGGCCATAAATGCTGCTGGGGCCAGTCCACCCCGTACTACACAACACTCAATACTGGTGAAAGAAGTCATTG AGCCTCCTAAAATACGCATACCACGACATTTAAAGCAGACGTACGTTAGAAAAGTTGGCGAAGTTGTAAACCTTGTTGTGCCATTTATG ggAAAACCAAGGCCAAAGGTCACCTGGTTGAAAGAGGGTCAGCCTATTGACCAAACCATCAGCATTCGCAACTCAGAGTGCGACAGCATCATCTTCATTCGCAAAGCAGAGCGAAAGCATTCTGGGAAATACGAACTGACTGTACAGGTGGAGAATCACGTCGACACAGCCGTGTTGGACATACAGATAGTTG ACCTTCCAGGCCCACCACAGGCTGTAAAGATCGAAGAGGTCTGGGGTAATAACGTAGCATTGGACTGGAGCCCACCGAAGGACAACGGCAATGCAACCATAACAGGCTACACCATCCAGAAAGCTGACAAAAAGACTATG GAGTGGTACACATGTGTGGAGCATTACCATCGTACCTGCATCACAATCTCAGATCTGGTGGTGGGTAATGAGTATTTCTTCAGGATCTATTCAGAGAACATGGTGGGCTTGAGTGAAAGTGCCACTACCACTAAAGACAGTGCTCTCATCGTAAAGGAAG GGAAATTTCCCCATGATACAGCTTTCGGCTTGTATCATGCACAGTCACCCTCTCCCCGTCCCTTCCCCTCtcactcttcctcctcctccttttcCTCTCACTCTCGATCAGGCTTGCACCTGAAGAACCCTGAATACAATGACCGTGACTTCTCCGAGCCGCCCAGCTTCACTCAGCCACTAATCAACACCTCCGCCATCGCTGGGTACAACGCCACCCTCAACTGCAGCGTGCGTGCCAACCCTAGG CCTAAGGTGATCtggatgaaaaacaaaattaccaTCATAGACGACCCACGTTACCGCATGTTCAGCAACCAGGGCGTGTGTACGCTCGAGATCCGCAAGCCCAGCCCGTTTGATGGAGGTGTATACACCTGCAAGGCAGTCAATGACCTTGGAGAGGCTCAGGTGGACTGCAAACTAGAGGTCAAAG TCATCACTCAGGAATAG
- the mybpc1 gene encoding myosin-binding protein C, slow-type isoform X1: MPEPTKKDDGQPEENVAPVDAPSENSIEMTPTGKDDDVTASTPSPPPPAEDGNIPKKLSIDLPNDSDPESTRGRKDSVWSLGDGQAPEEIDKQMDSPPLSTLLIEKPQSGSITVGGDITFIAKVEAKDLLRKPTIKWFKGKWMDLASKTGKHLQLKESFDRFTKVHTFEMHIIKAKDNYAGNYRCEVTYKDKFDSCSFDLEVKEIPEVSQSIDIRSAFKRSSEGQDDAGELDFSALLKHREHKQEETPEVDVWEILKNARPDEYEKIAFMYGITDLRGLLRRLKKTKKEEKKSEAFAKRLEPAYQVDKGGKIRLVVDLADPTVELKWYKNGQEIRPTPKYIFEHKGTQRIMVINNCQTNDDAAYSVTAGDEKCTTELFVKELPVNIVKQLEPVKTTVNERIELECEVSEEGAKVRWMKNGVEVPTGVRSRYRVKSEGTKHWLIIEDASKDDTGTYSLMATGGTSQAHVQVDLKPLKILQDLQSMTVLLGQPLKLSCDIYPGNIPGRWYRNGQLIQPNDHINILHRAKSHSLDIESSTIHDAGDYTFVPEGYSQTLSAKVHIIDPPKVHLEALNVQDNTVMIVAGNKLRLEIPISGEPAPRVVWMKGERVILDTGSRVRAETFADHTCLTIDVTEREDTGNYKIVLQNEAGEDTASIKVKVVDIPDPPESPLVPNVGGDWCTMTWEPPRYDGGSPILGYFIERKKKQSSRWMRLNFDLCKETTFEPKKMIEGVPYEVRIFAVNAIGASKPSEPSKPFIPLAVTSEPTMLVVDDVTDTTVTMKWRPPDTIGAAGLDGYQIEYCIEGTDDWILANKELTEKTKYTITGLPSTEKILVRVKAINAAGASPPRTTQHSILVKEVIEPPKIRIPRHLKQTYVRKVGEVVNLVVPFMGKPRPKVTWLKEGQPIDQTISIRNSECDSIIFIRKAERKHSGKYELTVQVENHVDTAVLDIQIVDLPGPPQAVKIEEVWGNNVALDWSPPKDNGNATITGYTIQKADKKTMEWYTCVEHYHRTCITISDLVVGNEYFFRIYSENMVGLSESATTTKDSALIVKEGKFPHDTAFGLYHAQSPSPRPFPSHSSSSSFSSHSRSGLHLKNPEYNDRDFSEPPSFTQPLINTSAIAGYNATLNCSVRANPRPKVIWMKNKITIIDDPRYRMFSNQGVCTLEIRKPSPFDGGVYTCKAVNDLGEAQVDCKLEVKGGFTFCELMKRGVPLHLIDKYMNEPKNSESDKKGSN, encoded by the exons GTAAAGATGATGATGTCACGGCCAGCACCCCATCACCTCCACCCCCAGCAG AGGATGGCAACATACCCAAGAAACTTTCTATTGACCTTCCTA ATGATAGCGACCCTGAGTCAACCAGGGGGAGAAAGGACTCAG TGTGGTCACTGGGGGATGGGCAGGCTCCTGAGGAAATTGACAAGCAGATGGACAGTCCGCCCCTCTCAACTCTGTTGATTGAAAAGCCGCAGAGTGGCTCCATCACTGTAG gtGGTGACATCACCTTCATTGCTAAGGTGGAGGCCAAAGACTTGCTTCGTAAACCGACCATTAAGTGGTTTAAGGGCAAGTGGATGGATCTGGCTAGCAAGACAGGGAAACACCTGCAGCTAAAAGAGTCTTTTGATCGCTTTACAAAG GTACACACCTTTGAGATGCACATCATCAAGGCAAAGGACAATTATGCTGGGAATTACAGATGTGAGGTCACCTACAAAGACAAATTTGATAGCTGCTCTTTTGACCTGGAGGTCAaag AAATTCCAGAGGTTTCTCAGAGCATTGATATTCGCTCAGCTTTCAAAAGAAG CAGTGAAGGCCAAGACGATGCAGGCGAGCTTGACTTTAGTGCGCTTCTCAAACATAG GGAGCACAAGCAAGAAGAAACTCCCGAAGTGGACGTATGGGAGATTCTGAAAAACGCTCGACCCGATGAATATGAGAAGATTGCTTTTATGTATGGCATTACGGATCTCAGAGGCCTGCTGAGAAGACTCAAGAAAACCAAAAAGGAAGAGAAGAAGAGTGAAG CATTTGCTAAGAGATTGGAACCTGCATATCAGGTGGACAAAGGTGGGAAGATTCGATTAGTGGTGGACCTTGCTGACCCGACTGTGGAGTTAAAATGGTACAAGAATGGACAAGAGATCCGTCCTACCCCAAA GTATATCTTTGAACACAAAGGCACTCAGAGGATAATGGTTATTAACAACTGTCAGACAAATGATGATGCTGCATATTCAGTCACAGCAGGAGATGAGAAATGCACCACTGAACTGTTTGTCAAAG aactgcctgtGAACATAGTGAAGCAGCTGGAGCCAGTGAAAACTACAGTGAATGAGAGAATTGAACTGGAGTGTGAGGTGTCAGAGGAAGGGGCAAAGGTTAGATG GATGAAGAACGGAGTGGAGGTCCCCACAGGTGTGCGATCACGGTACCGTGTGAAATCTGAGGGAACCAAGCACTGGCTGATCATTGAGGATGCTTCAAAAGACGACACCGGCACATACTCCCTGATGGCCACCGGGGGCACCTCTCAAGCGCACGTTCAAGTTGACt TGAAGCCTCTGAAGATTCTGCAGGATCTACAGAGCATGACAGTGTTGTTAGGTCAGCCACTCAAGTTGTCCTGTGACATTTACCCTGGGAATATCCCGGGTCGCTGGTACAGGAACGGCCAGCTGATCCAGCCTAACGACCACATCAACATTTTGCATAGAGCCAA GAGTCACAGCCTTGACATTGAGAGCTCGACCATTCATGATGCTGGTGACTACACCTTTGTTCCAGAGGGATACTCGCAGACACTGAGTGCCAAAGTGCACATCATAG ATCCTCCCAAAGTGCATTTAGAGGCACTTAATGTCCAGGACAACACTGTGATGATTGTAGCTGGAAACAAACTCCGCTTGGAGATCCCCATTAGTGGAGAACCAGCACCCAGAGTGGTTTGGATGAAGGGAGAAAGG GTCATTCTAGATACAGGCAGTCGAGTTCGGGCCGAGACATTTGCAGACCACACCTGCCTCACTATTGATGTCACAGAAAGAGAAGACACTGGTAACTATAAGATCGTCCTTCAGAATGAGGCTGGAGAGGATACAGCCAGTATTAAAGTCAAAGTTGTGG aTATCCCAGATCCCCCCGAATCTCCTCTAGTTCCTAATGTAGGTGGAGACTGGTGCACTATGACATGGGAGCCTCCACGTTATGACGGTGGTTCCCCCATTCTTG GATACTTCATTGAGCGAAAGAAAAAACAGAGCTCACGGTGGATGAGGCTGAATTTTGATCTTTGCAAAGAGACCACATTTGAGCCCAAAAAGATGATTGAAGGTGTTCCCTATGAGGTGCGAATCTTCGCTGTTAATGCCATCGGTGCCTCCAAACCCAGTGAACCCTCCAAACCTTTCATTCCATTGG CTGTGACCAGTGAGCCCACAATGTTGGTGGTGGATGATGTCACAGATACTACAGTAACTATGAAGTGGAGGCCTCCAGACACCATTGGTGCAGCAGGACTTGATGGATACCAAATTGAATACTGCATCGAAGGAA CTGATGACTGGATACTGGCTAATAAAGAGCTGACAGAAAAAACAAAGTACACCATAACTGGTCTGCCATCCACGGAGAAGATCCTAGTGCGTGTTAAGGCCATAAATGCTGCTGGGGCCAGTCCACCCCGTACTACACAACACTCAATACTGGTGAAAGAAGTCATTG AGCCTCCTAAAATACGCATACCACGACATTTAAAGCAGACGTACGTTAGAAAAGTTGGCGAAGTTGTAAACCTTGTTGTGCCATTTATG ggAAAACCAAGGCCAAAGGTCACCTGGTTGAAAGAGGGTCAGCCTATTGACCAAACCATCAGCATTCGCAACTCAGAGTGCGACAGCATCATCTTCATTCGCAAAGCAGAGCGAAAGCATTCTGGGAAATACGAACTGACTGTACAGGTGGAGAATCACGTCGACACAGCCGTGTTGGACATACAGATAGTTG ACCTTCCAGGCCCACCACAGGCTGTAAAGATCGAAGAGGTCTGGGGTAATAACGTAGCATTGGACTGGAGCCCACCGAAGGACAACGGCAATGCAACCATAACAGGCTACACCATCCAGAAAGCTGACAAAAAGACTATG GAGTGGTACACATGTGTGGAGCATTACCATCGTACCTGCATCACAATCTCAGATCTGGTGGTGGGTAATGAGTATTTCTTCAGGATCTATTCAGAGAACATGGTGGGCTTGAGTGAAAGTGCCACTACCACTAAAGACAGTGCTCTCATCGTAAAGGAAG GGAAATTTCCCCATGATACAGCTTTCGGCTTGTATCATGCACAGTCACCCTCTCCCCGTCCCTTCCCCTCtcactcttcctcctcctccttttcCTCTCACTCTCGATCAGGCTTGCACCTGAAGAACCCTGAATACAATGACCGTGACTTCTCCGAGCCGCCCAGCTTCACTCAGCCACTAATCAACACCTCCGCCATCGCTGGGTACAACGCCACCCTCAACTGCAGCGTGCGTGCCAACCCTAGG CCTAAGGTGATCtggatgaaaaacaaaattaccaTCATAGACGACCCACGTTACCGCATGTTCAGCAACCAGGGCGTGTGTACGCTCGAGATCCGCAAGCCCAGCCCGTTTGATGGAGGTGTATACACCTGCAAGGCAGTCAATGACCTTGGAGAGGCTCAGGTGGACTGCAAACTAGAGGTCAAAG gAGGTTTTACATTCTGTGAGCTGATGAAGCGAGGAGTTCCCTTACACCTCATTGATAAGTACATGAACGAGCCTAAGAACTCTGAATCAGACAAGAAGGGGTCCAACTGA
- the mybpc1 gene encoding myosin-binding protein C, slow-type isoform X3 — MPEPTKKDDGQPEENVAPVDAPSENSIEMTPTGKDDDVTASTPSPPPPAEDGNIPKKLSIDLPNDSDPESTRGRKDSVWSLGDGQAPEEIDKQMDSPPLSTLLIEKPQSGSITVGGDITFIAKVEAKDLLRKPTIKWFKGKWMDLASKTGKHLQLKESFDRFTKVHTFEMHIIKAKDNYAGNYRCEVTYKDKFDSCSFDLEVKEIPEVSQSIDIRSAFKRREHKQEETPEVDVWEILKNARPDEYEKIAFMYGITDLRGLLRRLKKTKKEEKKSEAFAKRLEPAYQVDKGGKIRLVVDLADPTVELKWYKNGQEIRPTPKYIFEHKGTQRIMVINNCQTNDDAAYSVTAGDEKCTTELFVKELPVNIVKQLEPVKTTVNERIELECEVSEEGAKVRWMKNGVEVPTGVRSRYRVKSEGTKHWLIIEDASKDDTGTYSLMATGGTSQAHVQVDLKPLKILQDLQSMTVLLGQPLKLSCDIYPGNIPGRWYRNGQLIQPNDHINILHRAKSHSLDIESSTIHDAGDYTFVPEGYSQTLSAKVHIIDPPKVHLEALNVQDNTVMIVAGNKLRLEIPISGEPAPRVVWMKGERVILDTGSRVRAETFADHTCLTIDVTEREDTGNYKIVLQNEAGEDTASIKVKVVDIPDPPESPLVPNVGGDWCTMTWEPPRYDGGSPILGYFIERKKKQSSRWMRLNFDLCKETTFEPKKMIEGVPYEVRIFAVNAIGASKPSEPSKPFIPLAVTSEPTMLVVDDVTDTTVTMKWRPPDTIGAAGLDGYQIEYCIEGTDDWILANKELTEKTKYTITGLPSTEKILVRVKAINAAGASPPRTTQHSILVKEVIEPPKIRIPRHLKQTYVRKVGEVVNLVVPFMGKPRPKVTWLKEGQPIDQTISIRNSECDSIIFIRKAERKHSGKYELTVQVENHVDTAVLDIQIVDLPGPPQAVKIEEVWGNNVALDWSPPKDNGNATITGYTIQKADKKTMEWYTCVEHYHRTCITISDLVVGNEYFFRIYSENMVGLSESATTTKDSALIVKEGKFPHDTAFGLYHAQSPSPRPFPSHSSSSSFSSHSRSGLHLKNPEYNDRDFSEPPSFTQPLINTSAIAGYNATLNCSVRANPRPKVIWMKNKITIIDDPRYRMFSNQGVCTLEIRKPSPFDGGVYTCKAVNDLGEAQVDCKLEVKGGFTFCELMKRGVPLHLIDKYMNEPKNSESDKKGSN; from the exons GTAAAGATGATGATGTCACGGCCAGCACCCCATCACCTCCACCCCCAGCAG AGGATGGCAACATACCCAAGAAACTTTCTATTGACCTTCCTA ATGATAGCGACCCTGAGTCAACCAGGGGGAGAAAGGACTCAG TGTGGTCACTGGGGGATGGGCAGGCTCCTGAGGAAATTGACAAGCAGATGGACAGTCCGCCCCTCTCAACTCTGTTGATTGAAAAGCCGCAGAGTGGCTCCATCACTGTAG gtGGTGACATCACCTTCATTGCTAAGGTGGAGGCCAAAGACTTGCTTCGTAAACCGACCATTAAGTGGTTTAAGGGCAAGTGGATGGATCTGGCTAGCAAGACAGGGAAACACCTGCAGCTAAAAGAGTCTTTTGATCGCTTTACAAAG GTACACACCTTTGAGATGCACATCATCAAGGCAAAGGACAATTATGCTGGGAATTACAGATGTGAGGTCACCTACAAAGACAAATTTGATAGCTGCTCTTTTGACCTGGAGGTCAaag AAATTCCAGAGGTTTCTCAGAGCATTGATATTCGCTCAGCTTTCAAAAGAAG GGAGCACAAGCAAGAAGAAACTCCCGAAGTGGACGTATGGGAGATTCTGAAAAACGCTCGACCCGATGAATATGAGAAGATTGCTTTTATGTATGGCATTACGGATCTCAGAGGCCTGCTGAGAAGACTCAAGAAAACCAAAAAGGAAGAGAAGAAGAGTGAAG CATTTGCTAAGAGATTGGAACCTGCATATCAGGTGGACAAAGGTGGGAAGATTCGATTAGTGGTGGACCTTGCTGACCCGACTGTGGAGTTAAAATGGTACAAGAATGGACAAGAGATCCGTCCTACCCCAAA GTATATCTTTGAACACAAAGGCACTCAGAGGATAATGGTTATTAACAACTGTCAGACAAATGATGATGCTGCATATTCAGTCACAGCAGGAGATGAGAAATGCACCACTGAACTGTTTGTCAAAG aactgcctgtGAACATAGTGAAGCAGCTGGAGCCAGTGAAAACTACAGTGAATGAGAGAATTGAACTGGAGTGTGAGGTGTCAGAGGAAGGGGCAAAGGTTAGATG GATGAAGAACGGAGTGGAGGTCCCCACAGGTGTGCGATCACGGTACCGTGTGAAATCTGAGGGAACCAAGCACTGGCTGATCATTGAGGATGCTTCAAAAGACGACACCGGCACATACTCCCTGATGGCCACCGGGGGCACCTCTCAAGCGCACGTTCAAGTTGACt TGAAGCCTCTGAAGATTCTGCAGGATCTACAGAGCATGACAGTGTTGTTAGGTCAGCCACTCAAGTTGTCCTGTGACATTTACCCTGGGAATATCCCGGGTCGCTGGTACAGGAACGGCCAGCTGATCCAGCCTAACGACCACATCAACATTTTGCATAGAGCCAA GAGTCACAGCCTTGACATTGAGAGCTCGACCATTCATGATGCTGGTGACTACACCTTTGTTCCAGAGGGATACTCGCAGACACTGAGTGCCAAAGTGCACATCATAG ATCCTCCCAAAGTGCATTTAGAGGCACTTAATGTCCAGGACAACACTGTGATGATTGTAGCTGGAAACAAACTCCGCTTGGAGATCCCCATTAGTGGAGAACCAGCACCCAGAGTGGTTTGGATGAAGGGAGAAAGG GTCATTCTAGATACAGGCAGTCGAGTTCGGGCCGAGACATTTGCAGACCACACCTGCCTCACTATTGATGTCACAGAAAGAGAAGACACTGGTAACTATAAGATCGTCCTTCAGAATGAGGCTGGAGAGGATACAGCCAGTATTAAAGTCAAAGTTGTGG aTATCCCAGATCCCCCCGAATCTCCTCTAGTTCCTAATGTAGGTGGAGACTGGTGCACTATGACATGGGAGCCTCCACGTTATGACGGTGGTTCCCCCATTCTTG GATACTTCATTGAGCGAAAGAAAAAACAGAGCTCACGGTGGATGAGGCTGAATTTTGATCTTTGCAAAGAGACCACATTTGAGCCCAAAAAGATGATTGAAGGTGTTCCCTATGAGGTGCGAATCTTCGCTGTTAATGCCATCGGTGCCTCCAAACCCAGTGAACCCTCCAAACCTTTCATTCCATTGG CTGTGACCAGTGAGCCCACAATGTTGGTGGTGGATGATGTCACAGATACTACAGTAACTATGAAGTGGAGGCCTCCAGACACCATTGGTGCAGCAGGACTTGATGGATACCAAATTGAATACTGCATCGAAGGAA CTGATGACTGGATACTGGCTAATAAAGAGCTGACAGAAAAAACAAAGTACACCATAACTGGTCTGCCATCCACGGAGAAGATCCTAGTGCGTGTTAAGGCCATAAATGCTGCTGGGGCCAGTCCACCCCGTACTACACAACACTCAATACTGGTGAAAGAAGTCATTG AGCCTCCTAAAATACGCATACCACGACATTTAAAGCAGACGTACGTTAGAAAAGTTGGCGAAGTTGTAAACCTTGTTGTGCCATTTATG ggAAAACCAAGGCCAAAGGTCACCTGGTTGAAAGAGGGTCAGCCTATTGACCAAACCATCAGCATTCGCAACTCAGAGTGCGACAGCATCATCTTCATTCGCAAAGCAGAGCGAAAGCATTCTGGGAAATACGAACTGACTGTACAGGTGGAGAATCACGTCGACACAGCCGTGTTGGACATACAGATAGTTG ACCTTCCAGGCCCACCACAGGCTGTAAAGATCGAAGAGGTCTGGGGTAATAACGTAGCATTGGACTGGAGCCCACCGAAGGACAACGGCAATGCAACCATAACAGGCTACACCATCCAGAAAGCTGACAAAAAGACTATG GAGTGGTACACATGTGTGGAGCATTACCATCGTACCTGCATCACAATCTCAGATCTGGTGGTGGGTAATGAGTATTTCTTCAGGATCTATTCAGAGAACATGGTGGGCTTGAGTGAAAGTGCCACTACCACTAAAGACAGTGCTCTCATCGTAAAGGAAG GGAAATTTCCCCATGATACAGCTTTCGGCTTGTATCATGCACAGTCACCCTCTCCCCGTCCCTTCCCCTCtcactcttcctcctcctccttttcCTCTCACTCTCGATCAGGCTTGCACCTGAAGAACCCTGAATACAATGACCGTGACTTCTCCGAGCCGCCCAGCTTCACTCAGCCACTAATCAACACCTCCGCCATCGCTGGGTACAACGCCACCCTCAACTGCAGCGTGCGTGCCAACCCTAGG CCTAAGGTGATCtggatgaaaaacaaaattaccaTCATAGACGACCCACGTTACCGCATGTTCAGCAACCAGGGCGTGTGTACGCTCGAGATCCGCAAGCCCAGCCCGTTTGATGGAGGTGTATACACCTGCAAGGCAGTCAATGACCTTGGAGAGGCTCAGGTGGACTGCAAACTAGAGGTCAAAG gAGGTTTTACATTCTGTGAGCTGATGAAGCGAGGAGTTCCCTTACACCTCATTGATAAGTACATGAACGAGCCTAAGAACTCTGAATCAGACAAGAAGGGGTCCAACTGA